In Notamacropus eugenii isolate mMacEug1 chromosome 1, mMacEug1.pri_v2, whole genome shotgun sequence, one genomic interval encodes:
- the BANF2 gene encoding barrier-to-autointegration factor-like protein, producing the protein MTSCISTKLRTFLGEPIGEKCVAFVDGVDKDLAVRLIESGFEKAYVLLGQFLLMHKKEDDFQMWLMLAFGATRREAQKICICLREWCSTFI; encoded by the exons ATGACCAGCTGCATATCAACCAAACTAAGAACCTTTCTCGGAGAGCCTATAGGAGAGAAATGCGTTGCCTTTGTGGATGGAGTTGATAAAGACCTAGCAGTCAGATTGATAGAAAGTGGTTTTGAGAAG GCATACGTACTGTTGGGCCAGTTCCTCCTCATGCACAAGAAAGAAGATGACTTCCAGATGTGGCTCATGCTGGCATTTGGTGCCACTCGACGAGAAGCCCAAAAGATCTGCATATGCTTGAGGGAGTGGTGTTCCACCTTCATCTAA